In Candidatus Buchananbacteria bacterium, the DNA window GCGCCCCCACATTGATCATCCATATTTCATGCTGTTGACAGTCGGCAATCACTTCCTGCCAATCCGATTCAAACGCCTCAAAATTTACGTGAGCATGAGTATCAATGATCATACAACCGCTTTAATTATTTCCGGTAATAACGGAGTTAGAATTGACGCTAATTGAATCAATAGCTGAGCAACCTGGGAGCCAGCTACGGCCGTCTGCCACCAATCTATCGGCGCCAGCTGAACCGTAAAATAAACTATCGTACCAATCGCCAATACGGCTTCAATTAAACCGAACAAGGCACCAAGAATTCTGTTGAAACTCTTGGCAAACGGAATAATTGAAATCAAATTAAAAATTTTATTAACTAGCCAAAAAGCTAAGCCG includes these proteins:
- a CDS encoding CvpA family protein, yielding MYLSILDLVLILVIFAFVAFGFALGLVQSIGALVGVVAGTWLAGMYYEPVAGWLEIILLGNAVAARVIAFILLFTIVNRLVGLAFWLVNKIFNLISIIPFAKSFNRILGALFGLIEAVLAIGTIVYFTVQLAPIDWWQTAVAGSQVAQLLIQLASILTPLLPEIIKAVV